The Aulosira sp. FACHB-615 genomic interval AGAAACACCATTCCGCCCTGTAGAAAATGCACGAGTCAGATTTGATCTAGCACCCGTGTATATGACCGCCGATGAAGAAGACGATCTGCGGGTCGCACCAGGAGACATCCCCGTTGATGAAAATGGCTACATTATTGGGCCACAAGTACCAGTCCGTTACCGCCAAGAATTCTCTACCACCACACCAGAACAGGTAGACTACGTAGCCGTTTCCCCCGTGCAGATTGTCTCGGTAGCGACTAGTATGATTCCCTTCTTGGAGCATGACGACGCGAACCGCGCCCTGATGGGTTCTAACATGCAGCGTCAAGCCGTACCTTTGCTGAAACCAGAACGTCCCTTAGTCGGAACTGGTTTGGAAGCCCAAGGTGCGAGAGACTCCGGGATGGTGATTGTTTCCCGGACAGACGGAGATGTTACCTACGTAGACGCGACAGAAATTCGTGTACGTCCCAAACCAAATTCACCAGAAATTAGATACACCGTTTCTAAATACCAACGCTCTAACCAAGACACCTGTTTAAACCAAAAACCCCTAGTCAGAATGGGTGAGAGGGTAGTAGCTGGACAAGTACTAGCCGATGGTTCCTCCACAGAAGGTGGGGAATTGGCGCTGGGACAAAACATTGTTGTCGCTTATATGCCGTGGGAAGGCTATAACTACGAAGACGCAATTTTGATTTCTGAACGCTTGGTACAAGATGACGTTTACACCTCAATTCACATTGAAAAATATGAAATTGAGGCTCGGCAAACCAAACTAGGCCCAGAAGAAATCACCAGAGAAATTCCCAACGTTGGGGAAGATGCTTTACGCCAGTTAGACGAACAAGGCATTATCCGCATTGGGGCTTGGGTAGAATCAGGCGATATCTTAGTCGGTAAAGTTACACCCAAAGGTGAATCCGACCAACCACCAGAAGAAAAACTCTTACGTGCCATCTTCGGGGAAAAAGCGCGGGATGTGCGGGATAACTCCTTGCGTGTACCAAACGGTGAAAAAGGTCGCGTAGTTGACGTGCGCTTGTTCACTCGTGAACAAGGGGATGAACTACCACCGGGAGCCAACATGGTAGTGCGGGTGTATGTCGCCCAGAAGCGGAAAATCCAAGTCGGAGATAAAATGGCGGGTCGCCACGGTAATAAAGGGATTATTTCGCGGATTTTGCCACTGGAAGACATGCCTTACTTACCAGATGGTTCCCCAGTAGACATCGTACTCAACCCCTTGGGCGTACCCAGCCGGATGAACGTCGGACAAGTATTTGAATGTCTGTTGGGTTGGGCTGGTCATACCTTGGGTGTGCGCTTTAAGATAGTTCCCTTTGATGAAATGTATGGGGAAGAATCATCGCGCCGCATTGTGCATGGCAAATTGCAAGAAGCGCGGGACGAAACAGGCAAAGATTGGGTATATAACCCCGATGACCCCGGCAAAATCATGGTGTTTGATGGCCGTACCGGCGAACCCTTTGATCGACCTGTAACCGTTGGTGTAGCTTATATGCTGAAACTGGTGCATTTGGTCGATGACAAGATTCACGCTCGTTCCACAGGTCCCTACTCCTTGGTTACACAGCAACCCCTGGGTGGAAAAGCTCAACAAGGTGGTCAGAGGTTTGGGGAAATGGAAGTGTGGGCGTTGGAAGCCTTTGGTGCAGCTTATACCTTACAGGAATTGCTGACAGTGAAATCCGACGATATGCAGGGACGAAATGAAGCCTTAAATGCGATCGTTAAAGGTAAGGCAATTCCCCGACCAGGTACACCAGAATCCTTTAAGGTGTTGATGCGAGAATTGCAATCCTTGGGGTTAGATATTGCGGTTCATAAAGTAGAAACCCAAGCTGATGGTAGTTCTTTAGACGTGGAAGTTGATTTAATGGCAGACCAGTCAGCCAGACGTACACCACCACGTCCAACGTACGAATCGCTTTCCCGTGAAT includes:
- the rpoB gene encoding DNA-directed RNA polymerase subunit beta, yielding MNKDKYLEPAFLLPDLIEIQRASFRWFLEEGLIEELNSFSPITDYTGKLELHFLGHNYKLKEPKYSVEEAKRRDSTYAVQMYVPTRLLNKETGDIKEQEVFIGDLPLMTDRGTFIINGAERVIVNQIVRSPGVYYKSEIDKNGRRTYSASLIPNRGAWLKFETDRNDLVWVRIDKTRKLSAQVLLKALGLSDNEIFDALRHPEYFQKTIEKEGQFSEEEALMELYRKLRPGEPPTVLGGQQLLDSRFFDPKRYDLGRVGRYKLNKKLRLSVPDTMRVLTPGDILSAVDYLINLEYDIGSIDDIDHLGNRRVRSVGELLQNQVRVGLNRLERIIRERMTVSDAEVLTPASLVNPKPLVAAIKEFFGSSQLSQFMDQTNPLAELTHKRRLSALGPGGLTRERAGFAVRDIHPSHYGRICPIETPEGPNAGLIGSLATHARVNQYGFLETPFRPVENARVRFDLAPVYMTADEEDDLRVAPGDIPVDENGYIIGPQVPVRYRQEFSTTTPEQVDYVAVSPVQIVSVATSMIPFLEHDDANRALMGSNMQRQAVPLLKPERPLVGTGLEAQGARDSGMVIVSRTDGDVTYVDATEIRVRPKPNSPEIRYTVSKYQRSNQDTCLNQKPLVRMGERVVAGQVLADGSSTEGGELALGQNIVVAYMPWEGYNYEDAILISERLVQDDVYTSIHIEKYEIEARQTKLGPEEITREIPNVGEDALRQLDEQGIIRIGAWVESGDILVGKVTPKGESDQPPEEKLLRAIFGEKARDVRDNSLRVPNGEKGRVVDVRLFTREQGDELPPGANMVVRVYVAQKRKIQVGDKMAGRHGNKGIISRILPLEDMPYLPDGSPVDIVLNPLGVPSRMNVGQVFECLLGWAGHTLGVRFKIVPFDEMYGEESSRRIVHGKLQEARDETGKDWVYNPDDPGKIMVFDGRTGEPFDRPVTVGVAYMLKLVHLVDDKIHARSTGPYSLVTQQPLGGKAQQGGQRFGEMEVWALEAFGAAYTLQELLTVKSDDMQGRNEALNAIVKGKAIPRPGTPESFKVLMRELQSLGLDIAVHKVETQADGSSLDVEVDLMADQSARRTPPRPTYESLSRESLDDDE